One window of the Benincasa hispida cultivar B227 chromosome 3, ASM972705v1, whole genome shotgun sequence genome contains the following:
- the LOC120074488 gene encoding DNA topoisomerase 6 subunit B-like: MDAIHFICVDFRSVLVLLGSTIFKLELLKELHPDMVATYSSSAHVFLGHPFIVEASVSIGRKDVKQETAVVKTAGKA; this comes from the exons ATGGATGCCATTCATTTCATATGTGTAG ATTTTCGCAGTGTCTTAGTCCTGCTGGGGAGTACAATCTTCAAATTGGAATTATTAAAGGAACTGCATCCTGACATGGTTGCTACTTATTCAAGCAG TGCTCATGTTTTTTTGGGACATCCATTCATTGTTGAAGCTAGTGTTAGTATTGGAAGAAAAGATGTGAAACAG GAGACTGCAGTAGTAAAGACAGCAGGCAAAGCATGA
- the LOC120073429 gene encoding uncharacterized mitochondrial protein AtMg00810-like gives MTRCKPVDIPVEYNAKLSDKNDKIPVNKERYQRLVGKLIYLSHTRPDILYAVGIVSQFMQAPYEDHMTTVEHILRYLKGTPGKGSVVDRKSTSGYCMFVWDNLVT, from the exons ATGACTAGGTGTAAACCTGTTGACATACCAGTAGAGTACAATGCGAAGCTCAGTGATAAGAATGATAAAATTCCTGttaataaagaaaggtatcagcGGTTAGTCGGGAAGTTGATCTACTTGTCtcatacaagaccagatattttGTATGCAGTAGGTATTGTTagtcagtttatgcaagctCCCTATGAGGATCATATGACAACAGTTGAACATATCCTCCGATACCTGAAAGGAACTCCTGGCAAGG GTTCTGTTGTTGACAGAAAATCGACATCTGGGTACTGTATGTTTGTCTGGGATAATCTAGTCACCTAG